A genomic window from Peromyscus maniculatus bairdii isolate BWxNUB_F1_BW_parent chromosome 1, HU_Pman_BW_mat_3.1, whole genome shotgun sequence includes:
- the LOC102924956 gene encoding vomeronasal type-1 receptor 2-like, translating to MDFWILVIRIIFLSQTTIGILGNVSLMFYYLVLYYRECTLKPTDLILLHLMTANSMTIISLGVPHTMAAFGLMQFFNDLVCRILIYIQTVGRSVSIGTTCLLSVFQAMTVRPRELCWKDYKVKAENVIGCSISLLWGFYMLIHFVLFVYPFIKLNSKNITGKRDFGYCSTIGSDEISDSLYAAMVVSLEVFFSVLITWSSSSMIVILYRHKKRVQHIRSSHGYNRTSPESRATQKILVLVSTFLAFYSLSLILRGCIALLYNHSWWLVNITPFISLCFPSFGPFVLMNPCSIIYRLTLI from the coding sequence ATGGACTTCTGGATTCTGGTAATCAGAATTATTTTCTTATCACAAACTACAattggaattctgggaaatgtttcTCTTATGTTCTACTATCTAGTCCTTTACTATAGAGAATGCACATTAAAGCCCACAGATTTGATTCTCCTACACCTAATGACAGCCAATTCTATGACCATAATCTCTTTAGGAGTGCCCCACACAATGGCAGCTTTTGGGTTGATGCAGTTCTTCAATGATTTGGTGTGCAGGATCCTAATATACATTCAAACAGTTGGCCGGAGTGTGTCCATTGGCACCACCTGTCTCTTAAGCGTCTTCCAGGCCATGACTGTCAGACCCAGGGAATTATGTTGGAAAGATTATAAAGTCAAAGCTGAAAATGTTATTGGCTGTTCCATTTCCCTCCTCTGGGGCTTCTACATGTTAATACATTTCGTTTTATTTGTGTACCCATTTATCAAACTTAATAGCAAAAATATAACAGGAAAACGAGATTTTGGATACTGCTCTACTATAGGGAGTGATGAGATCAGTGACTCATTATATGCAGCAATGGTGGTGTCTcttgaagttttcttttctgtgctgATTACCTGGTCCAGCAGCTCCATGATTGTTATTCTGTACAGACACAAGAAAAGGGTTCAACATATCCGCAGCTCTCATGGTTACAATAGAACATCACCTGAGTCCAGAGCCACCCAGAAGATTCTGGTCTTGGTGTCTACCTTTCTTGCATTTTATAGTCTCTCCTTGATCTTACGAGGCTGCATTGCTCTTTTGTATAATCACAGTTGGTGGCTGGTGAACATCACTCccttcatttctctgtgttttccatcttttgGACCCTTTGTTCTTATGAATCCTTGCTCCATTATCTACAGGCTTACCTTGATATGa